A genomic segment from Flexistipes sp. encodes:
- a CDS encoding thiamine phosphate synthase — protein MKKIIVVLDFDTFKDTLFETALYAAKFDVCIWLRIKGKSGRFVFNTAYKIRKLVPQTHLILSERADIAHVCSFEGVHLNAGSPPPQEIKLSFPDLKVGYSAHSKQEIHKTEADYYTLSPLFYTKKNYPVAPLKNIDITGINKKIYALGGINSSNISKVKDMGFYGAAGISFVQELPQMKKLFAQP, from the coding sequence ATGAAAAAAATAATTGTTGTTTTGGATTTTGATACTTTTAAGGACACTTTATTTGAAACCGCCCTATATGCAGCAAAATTTGATGTATGTATCTGGCTGCGTATTAAAGGCAAAAGTGGCAGGTTTGTTTTTAATACAGCATACAAGATCAGGAAGCTGGTTCCCCAAACCCATTTGATTCTATCGGAGAGAGCTGATATTGCTCATGTTTGTTCTTTTGAGGGGGTTCATCTCAATGCCGGCAGTCCGCCACCTCAAGAAATTAAACTGTCATTTCCTGATTTAAAAGTAGGCTATTCCGCCCATAGTAAACAGGAAATACATAAAACTGAAGCTGACTATTATACTCTGAGCCCTCTTTTTTATACGAAAAAAAATTATCCTGTGGCACCGCTGAAAAATATAGACATAACGGGAATTAACAAAAAAATTTATGCTTTGGGAGGTATAAACTCCTCCAATATCTCTAAAGTAAAGGATATGGGGTTCTACGGAGCGGCAGGGATTTCATTTGTGCAGGAATTGCCGCAAATGAAAAAGTTATTTGCTCAGCCCTGA
- the glnE gene encoding bifunctional [glutamate--ammonia ligase]-adenylyl-L-tyrosine phosphorylase/[glutamate--ammonia-ligase] adenylyltransferase, which translates to MDTSAVFTDEIKRSLGPKECENLEYLCRHSELIAKFLLNHPTIIDYLYNNLYSERSVKTIFKSNEDLLTYSDRESDFLKSLRIMRMREYLLIAYKDLIEKAGVKDITANISSFASAALEAAYKKSYKDLTRLYGIPLTESNKECAFCVIGLGKLGGWELNFSSDVDIMFVYETEKGSTSGGSKGSLENHVFFVKLAEKIKYYISENTEDGIVYRVDLRLRPDGDKGAIALPLRSYELYYESYGQSWERMMLLKSLPVAGNLELGTRFFEVVKPFVFKKSIDYKLIDELSRIKSKINERVKYKKDHMNVKLGKGGIREIEFIIQVLQILNYSKYPDVYRRNSLEAIQALNEYNLLDKKEADSLSESYTFLRKLEHMAQIEKGLQTHRVPINSQGFDKFLERSGYTDKEHFLKDYNYYTGSVNRIFNDILKENEVNPVSIVFDEEMGNEDIAEYLESIGIKDAQECAGILAKIVSGRKSRPRSASETQILARLLSMVINEVKTTQNPLNTLGYFEKFFSTNNTIHFFFDIFCEMPKILSKITTIFSISPYLSNIIIKNSNILDYIYDPKNPSYKENELFETLYKSIRNVEDDEEYEYDIIRKKHQELLFNISYAYINKDINVIQFNRSLSKLAKATVKLAFIREEGRLSKRFGRPKNSEEEDCGYTVIGMGKLGSEEMSLGTDLDMIVLYEDDGETSSSNNISNKVYYSKLVQKVISFLSTITVFGQLYKIDMRLRPSGASGTLVTSIASFEDYQKRKAMTWEKQAMLRGSAFYYTKNSLKEHFEDVKKDVLFRKAISNDEVREIYDMRKRIEKEKGIPLNKNNIKAGYGGIIDIEFAVQMLQLVYGYRYENLRQTSTHNVLHALKSSGILKGRDYYALHNSYLFYRNLENLIRAYQNTSASRLPKEKDVLEHISLFFGFKDSGGEKLMKEYETVRKTVRSAFNRIFDKYL; encoded by the coding sequence ATGGATACAAGTGCAGTATTTACCGATGAGATTAAACGAAGTTTAGGCCCCAAAGAGTGCGAAAATCTTGAATATCTTTGCAGGCACTCAGAGTTAATTGCCAAATTTCTGCTCAATCACCCGACGATAATCGATTATTTGTATAATAATCTCTATTCCGAACGCAGTGTGAAGACAATATTTAAAAGTAATGAAGACTTGTTGACCTATTCAGACAGAGAATCAGATTTTCTGAAAAGCCTAAGAATTATGAGGATGCGCGAGTATTTATTGATAGCGTATAAAGATTTGATTGAAAAAGCAGGCGTTAAGGATATAACGGCAAACATATCCTCTTTCGCTTCGGCCGCTTTGGAAGCAGCCTATAAAAAGTCTTACAAAGATTTAACCCGTCTGTATGGAATACCTCTTACCGAGAGTAATAAAGAATGCGCTTTTTGTGTTATAGGACTTGGCAAACTGGGAGGCTGGGAGCTTAATTTTTCTTCAGATGTGGATATAATGTTCGTTTATGAAACGGAGAAGGGAAGTACATCAGGCGGCAGTAAAGGGAGCCTGGAAAATCATGTGTTTTTTGTGAAACTGGCTGAAAAAATAAAATATTATATTTCGGAAAACACAGAAGACGGAATAGTTTACCGTGTGGATTTAAGGCTCAGGCCGGACGGGGATAAAGGAGCCATTGCTCTGCCTTTGAGAAGCTACGAACTGTATTACGAATCTTACGGACAGAGCTGGGAAAGGATGATGCTTCTTAAGTCGTTGCCGGTAGCCGGTAATCTGGAGCTTGGAACAAGATTTTTTGAGGTGGTGAAACCTTTTGTTTTTAAGAAGAGTATCGATTACAAGCTGATTGATGAGCTGTCGAGAATAAAGTCAAAGATTAATGAGCGTGTAAAATATAAAAAAGATCATATGAATGTCAAACTGGGTAAGGGAGGCATAAGGGAGATTGAATTTATCATTCAGGTGCTTCAGATACTTAACTACTCCAAATACCCGGATGTCTACAGACGTAACAGTCTTGAAGCTATTCAAGCTCTTAATGAATATAATCTGCTTGATAAAAAGGAAGCTGATTCTCTGAGCGAATCATATACTTTTTTGAGAAAGCTGGAGCATATGGCTCAGATTGAAAAGGGGCTGCAGACGCACAGAGTACCTATTAATTCCCAAGGATTCGATAAATTTCTTGAGCGCTCCGGGTATACAGATAAAGAGCATTTTTTAAAAGACTATAACTACTATACGGGCAGCGTTAACCGTATTTTCAATGATATTCTTAAAGAGAATGAAGTAAATCCTGTATCGATAGTTTTTGATGAGGAAATGGGGAATGAAGATATTGCTGAATATCTTGAAAGCATAGGGATAAAGGATGCCCAAGAGTGTGCCGGGATACTTGCCAAAATTGTCAGCGGCAGAAAATCGCGCCCACGCAGCGCTTCAGAAACCCAGATTCTGGCAAGGCTTCTCAGTATGGTTATAAACGAGGTTAAAACAACCCAGAATCCTTTAAATACACTCGGATATTTTGAAAAATTTTTTTCCACGAATAACACCATCCACTTTTTCTTTGATATATTTTGTGAAATGCCTAAGATTTTAAGCAAAATTACTACAATCTTTTCAATCAGCCCCTATCTTTCAAATATTATCATTAAGAACAGCAACATCCTTGATTATATTTATGATCCGAAGAATCCTTCTTACAAAGAAAACGAATTATTCGAAACATTGTATAAATCCATCAGGAATGTAGAGGATGATGAGGAATATGAATATGACATTATCAGAAAAAAGCATCAGGAGTTGTTGTTTAACATCAGCTATGCATATATTAATAAAGATATCAATGTTATACAGTTTAACAGATCCCTCAGCAAGCTGGCAAAAGCAACTGTAAAGCTGGCTTTTATAAGAGAAGAAGGAAGGCTTTCCAAAAGATTCGGCAGACCCAAAAATTCGGAGGAAGAAGACTGCGGTTACACAGTAATAGGGATGGGGAAGCTCGGCAGTGAGGAAATGAGTCTGGGAACAGACCTTGATATGATAGTCCTTTATGAAGACGATGGAGAGACGTCCTCTTCCAACAATATCAGCAATAAGGTTTATTATTCAAAACTTGTCCAGAAAGTGATTTCTTTTTTATCCACCATAACTGTTTTCGGCCAGCTCTACAAAATAGATATGAGACTTCGCCCCAGCGGTGCCAGCGGAACACTGGTCACATCTATAGCTTCCTTTGAAGATTATCAGAAAAGAAAGGCGATGACATGGGAAAAGCAGGCTATGCTGAGAGGAAGTGCCTTTTATTATACAAAAAATTCTTTGAAAGAACATTTTGAAGATGTGAAGAAAGATGTTCTTTTTAGAAAGGCAATAAGTAATGATGAAGTTAGAGAAATCTATGATATGAGAAAGCGTATAGAGAAAGAAAAGGGCATTCCCCTGAATAAAAATAATATAAAAGCCGGTTACGGAGGAATCATTGACATTGAGTTTGCCGTACAGATGCTGCAGCTGGTTTACGGATACAGATATGAAAATCTGAGGCAGACGAGTACCCACAATGTTCTGCATGCACTGAAATCGAGTGGTATCCTTAAAGGGCGCGATTATTATGCCCTTCACAACAGTTATCTCTTCTATAGAAATCTTGAGAACCTTATTAGAGCTTATCAAAATACTTCGGCTTCTCGTCTGCCCAAAGAAAAGGACGTGTTGGAGCATATAAGCCTTTTTTTCGGCTTCAAAGACAGCGGAGGAGAGAAATTGATGAAAGAGTATGAAACAGTGCGGAAAACCGTAAGGTCGGCTTTTAACAGAATTTTTGACAAATATTTATGA